One part of the Sphingobium yanoikuyae genome encodes these proteins:
- the petA gene encoding ubiquinol-cytochrome c reductase iron-sulfur subunit: MANSEQVDGQGLSGEDGVRRRDFINIAAVSFAGVGAVGVILPLIDQMNPSADVLALASTEVDLSAIQPGQAIKTTFRSQPLFVRQLTDKEIAEADKVDPSTLRDPQTLAERTVDGKKQWLITMGVCTHLGCVPLGAGEGENRGEFGGYFCPCHGSSYDTAARIRKGPAPKNLEVPKYSFTSDTAILVG, translated from the coding sequence ATGGCGAACTCAGAACAAGTTGACGGGCAGGGTCTATCCGGCGAAGACGGAGTGCGTCGCCGCGATTTCATCAATATCGCTGCGGTGAGCTTTGCAGGGGTGGGCGCCGTCGGCGTCATTCTCCCGCTCATCGATCAGATGAACCCCAGCGCCGATGTATTGGCGCTCGCATCGACCGAGGTCGATCTTTCCGCGATCCAGCCGGGCCAGGCGATCAAGACGACCTTCCGGTCGCAGCCGCTGTTCGTTCGCCAGCTCACCGACAAGGAAATTGCCGAGGCCGACAAGGTCGACCCGTCCACGCTGCGCGATCCGCAGACGCTGGCGGAGCGAACGGTCGACGGCAAGAAGCAGTGGCTGATCACCATGGGCGTCTGCACCCATCTGGGTTGCGTGCCGCTGGGCGCGGGCGAGGGCGAAAATCGCGGCGAATTCGGCGGTTATTTCTGCCCCTGCCACGGCTCGTCCTATGACACGGCCGCCCGCATCCGTAAGGGGCCTGCCCCCAAGAATCTGGAAGTGCCGAAGTATAGCTTCACTTCCGACACTGCCATTCTTGTGGGTTGA
- a CDS encoding tRNA (cytidine(34)-2'-O)-methyltransferase → MRIALYQPEIAGNVGAILRLAACFAVPVDIIMPTGFAFSDARLKRAAMDYGAAAEVVRHANFEAFDAERRAAGRRLLLMSSHASERLPDVTFRSDDVLLMGSESAGVPDHVRDLADIRVRIPMAPGFRSLNIAVSTGIAVAEALRQTGSFPA, encoded by the coding sequence ATGCGTATCGCTCTCTACCAGCCCGAAATCGCCGGCAATGTCGGCGCCATCCTGCGCCTCGCCGCCTGTTTTGCCGTGCCCGTCGACATCATCATGCCGACCGGATTCGCCTTTTCCGATGCCCGGCTGAAGCGCGCGGCAATGGATTATGGCGCAGCGGCCGAAGTCGTGCGCCACGCCAATTTCGAGGCGTTCGACGCGGAAAGACGGGCCGCCGGCCGCCGCCTGCTGCTGATGAGCAGCCACGCGTCGGAACGACTGCCCGATGTGACATTTCGCAGTGACGATGTCTTGCTGATGGGATCGGAAAGCGCGGGCGTGCCCGATCATGTCCGCGATCTGGCCGATATTCGCGTGCGCATTCCGATGGCGCCGGGCTTCCGCTCGCTCAACATCGCCGTTTCCACCGGCATCGCCGTTGCCGAGGCCCTTCGCCAGACCGGGAGCTTCCCTGCATGA
- the hemF gene encoding oxygen-dependent coproporphyrinogen oxidase, translating into MTPDIRFPLNPQQQAARAWFESLRDRICAEFEAIEREAGSDASFAYTPWDREAEGVAPGEGGGGVRGVMKGRVFEKVGVNISTVTGDLAPGFAQTIHGAADNPAFFATGISLVAHMANPHVPAVHMNTRFLNTTKNWFGGGADLNPPLPRDEDTADFHAVLQAACDAHDPTYYPRFKAWADDYFFIPHRGVHRGVGGIFYDHLECADDAAFDANFAFTRDVGDAFLAAFPPIVRRRMNEAWSEEEYRTMLEWRGRYAEFNLVHDRGTLFGLKTGGNIDAILMSLPPMASWS; encoded by the coding sequence ATGACGCCTGACATCCGCTTTCCCCTGAACCCGCAGCAGCAGGCAGCACGTGCCTGGTTCGAATCGCTGCGCGACCGGATCTGCGCGGAGTTCGAGGCGATCGAGCGCGAAGCCGGCAGCGACGCCAGCTTCGCCTATACCCCCTGGGATCGCGAGGCCGAAGGCGTAGCGCCGGGCGAAGGCGGTGGCGGCGTGCGCGGGGTGATGAAGGGCAGGGTCTTCGAAAAGGTGGGCGTCAATATCTCCACCGTGACCGGCGATCTTGCCCCCGGCTTTGCCCAGACCATCCATGGCGCGGCCGACAATCCGGCCTTTTTCGCCACCGGCATCAGCCTGGTCGCGCATATGGCGAACCCGCATGTGCCGGCCGTCCACATGAACACCCGCTTCCTCAACACGACCAAGAACTGGTTCGGCGGCGGCGCCGACCTCAATCCGCCGCTGCCGCGCGACGAGGATACGGCGGATTTCCACGCGGTGTTGCAGGCCGCCTGCGACGCCCATGATCCGACCTATTATCCGCGCTTCAAGGCCTGGGCCGACGACTATTTCTTCATTCCCCATCGCGGCGTGCATCGGGGCGTCGGCGGCATCTTCTACGATCATCTCGAATGCGCGGACGATGCGGCGTTCGACGCCAATTTCGCCTTCACCCGCGATGTCGGCGACGCGTTCCTGGCCGCCTTCCCGCCGATCGTGCGGCGGCGGATGAACGAGGCGTGGAGCGAGGAAGAGTATCGCACCATGCTGGAATGGCGCGGCCGCTATGCCGAATTCAACCTGGTCCATGATCGCGGCACGCTGTTCGGGCTCAAGACCGGCGGCAATATCGACGCGATCCTGATGAGCCTGCCGCCGATGGCGAGCTGGAGCTGA
- a CDS encoding GNAT family N-acetyltransferase, which yields MALIPVDPREIATIVTHLEMRERPKPAPIPPAPLRLVPWKTPDLGAYRALFRRVGEPWLWFSRLVMPDDQLAAILHDPLVEVYAVTDPRGVEVGLLELDFRSPSQCELAFFGLVPSLNGKGLGKWLMAQAKSLAWRKGVERFWVHTCTLDSPAALGFYIKSGFSPYGREIETFADPRLLGLLPPEAAPQIPMFGQPADA from the coding sequence ATGGCACTGATCCCGGTCGATCCGCGCGAGATCGCGACCATCGTCACCCATCTGGAAATGCGCGAGCGACCGAAACCCGCGCCGATCCCGCCCGCGCCGCTGCGGCTGGTGCCGTGGAAGACGCCGGACCTTGGTGCCTATCGCGCCCTGTTCCGCCGCGTGGGCGAACCGTGGCTGTGGTTCTCGCGGCTGGTGATGCCGGACGATCAGCTCGCGGCCATCCTGCATGATCCCCTGGTCGAGGTCTATGCCGTCACCGACCCGCGCGGGGTCGAGGTCGGCCTGCTGGAACTGGATTTCCGCAGCCCGTCACAATGCGAGCTGGCCTTTTTCGGGCTGGTACCCTCACTCAACGGCAAGGGACTGGGCAAATGGCTGATGGCGCAGGCCAAGTCGCTCGCCTGGCGCAAGGGGGTGGAGCGCTTCTGGGTCCATACCTGCACGCTCGACAGCCCGGCGGCGCTCGGCTTCTACATCAAGTCGGGCTTCTCCCCCTATGGCCGGGAGATCGAGACTTTCGCCGATCCGCGCCTGCTGGGCCTGCTGCCGCCCGAAGCGGCGCCGCAGATCCCGATGTTCGGTCAGCCAGCCGACGCCTGA
- the lipB gene encoding lipoyl(octanoyl) transferase LipB, which translates to MTDPLPFPDVEWRSDATPVDYPTALADMEARAAAIYEGEARERVWLLEHPPLYTAGTSADPAELIDPRFPVHDAGRGGRYTYHGPGQRIGYLNIDLRERGKDVRNFVHHLEGWMIDALADLGIAARRAEGRIGIWTDDRQGREAKIGALGIRVRRWVTLHGFSINVDPDLSHFGGIVPCGISEFPVTSIAALGGDASMEALDAALKAHFPVFLGRLRRCGSGDGTGLEQCGTAR; encoded by the coding sequence ATGACCGATCCCCTGCCCTTTCCTGACGTCGAGTGGCGCAGCGATGCCACCCCCGTCGACTATCCGACCGCCCTTGCCGATATGGAGGCGCGCGCCGCCGCCATTTATGAGGGCGAGGCGCGCGAGCGCGTCTGGCTGCTGGAGCATCCGCCGCTCTACACCGCCGGCACCAGCGCCGATCCGGCCGAACTGATCGATCCGCGCTTTCCTGTCCATGATGCCGGGCGCGGTGGCCGCTACACCTATCATGGGCCGGGCCAGCGCATCGGCTATCTCAACATCGACCTGCGCGAGCGCGGCAAGGATGTGCGCAATTTCGTCCATCATCTCGAAGGCTGGATGATCGACGCGCTCGCCGACCTGGGCATTGCCGCCCGCCGCGCCGAAGGCCGCATCGGCATCTGGACCGACGACAGGCAGGGGCGCGAGGCAAAGATCGGTGCGCTGGGCATTCGCGTCCGCCGCTGGGTGACGCTGCACGGCTTTTCGATCAACGTCGATCCCGACCTGTCCCATTTTGGCGGCATCGTGCCGTGCGGGATCAGCGAGTTTCCGGTGACCAGCATCGCCGCACTGGGCGGCGATGCCTCGATGGAAGCCCTTGATGCCGCGCTCAAGGCGCATTTCCCCGTCTTTCTCGGCCGGCTGCGGCGCTGCGGATCGGGCGACGGCACGGGACTTGAGCAATGCGGGACCGCCCGCTAG
- the queE gene encoding 7-carboxy-7-deazaguanine synthase, whose amino-acid sequence MTYAVKEMFLTLQGEGVQAGRRAVFLRFAGCNLWSGREQDRRDAVCRFCDTDFVGTDGDGGGKFATADALADAAFAFWGEGEGPYIVLTGGEPMLQVDDALIDALHGRGFTIAIESNGTLPAHPGIDWVCISPKAGSDVVQVKGNELKLVWPQPDGGHSLADVEAMEGWGFDHLLVQPLDDAHAVDNARAAIDLVMARPRWRLTVQAHKYLGLR is encoded by the coding sequence ATGACCTATGCGGTCAAGGAAATGTTCCTGACCCTGCAGGGCGAAGGCGTGCAGGCGGGGCGGCGTGCGGTGTTCCTGCGCTTTGCCGGCTGCAACCTGTGGAGCGGGCGCGAGCAGGACCGGCGCGATGCCGTCTGCCGCTTCTGCGACACCGATTTCGTCGGCACCGACGGTGATGGCGGCGGCAAGTTCGCGACCGCCGACGCGCTGGCCGATGCGGCATTCGCCTTCTGGGGCGAGGGGGAAGGCCCCTATATCGTCCTGACCGGTGGTGAGCCGATGTTGCAGGTCGACGATGCGCTGATCGATGCGCTCCACGGCCGTGGTTTCACCATCGCGATCGAAAGCAACGGCACCTTGCCGGCGCATCCGGGCATCGATTGGGTCTGCATCAGCCCCAAGGCGGGCAGCGACGTGGTCCAGGTGAAGGGCAATGAGCTGAAGCTGGTCTGGCCGCAGCCCGATGGCGGCCACAGCCTGGCCGATGTCGAGGCGATGGAGGGCTGGGGCTTCGACCATCTGCTGGTCCAGCCGCTCGATGATGCCCATGCCGTGGACAATGCCCGCGCGGCCATCGATCTGGTGATGGCCCGGCCGCGCTGGCGGCTGACGGTGCAGGCCCATAAATATCTGGGCCTGCGTTAA
- the queC gene encoding 7-cyano-7-deazaguanine synthase QueC, producing MVAQNGKFAVVLLSGGLDSMVAGGLAREAGYRVLALTIDYNQRHRVELRAAAKVATALNAMSHIVLPLDLTAFGGSALTADIEVPKGGVGDEIPVTYVPARNTIFLSLTLGLAEVASASDIYIGVNALDYSGYPDCRPEFIDAFQKMATLATKAGVEGHPIRINTPLQFMTKADIVREAHRLGLDAGLSWSCYDPTPDNKHCGLCDSCRLRSKGFEEAGLPDPTVYATRPGKA from the coding sequence ATGGTCGCACAGAATGGAAAATTCGCCGTCGTCCTGCTTTCGGGCGGGCTGGATTCAATGGTCGCGGGCGGGCTTGCGCGCGAAGCGGGCTATCGCGTCCTGGCGCTGACGATCGATTATAATCAGCGCCATCGCGTCGAACTGCGCGCCGCGGCCAAGGTGGCGACGGCGCTCAATGCCATGTCGCATATCGTGCTGCCGCTCGACCTCACTGCCTTTGGCGGGTCGGCGCTGACCGCCGACATCGAAGTGCCCAAGGGCGGCGTGGGCGACGAAATCCCGGTCACCTATGTGCCGGCGCGCAACACCATCTTCCTGTCGCTGACGCTGGGCCTGGCCGAAGTCGCGTCGGCCAGCGACATCTATATCGGCGTCAATGCGCTCGATTATTCGGGCTATCCCGACTGCCGTCCCGAATTTATCGACGCGTTCCAGAAAATGGCGACGCTGGCGACCAAGGCGGGGGTCGAGGGCCATCCGATCCGCATCAATACGCCGCTGCAGTTCATGACCAAGGCGGACATCGTGCGCGAGGCGCATCGCCTGGGCCTGGATGCCGGGCTCAGCTGGTCCTGCTATGATCCGACGCCCGACAACAAGCATTGCGGCCTGTGCGACAGTTGCCGCCTGCGCTCCAAGGGCTTCGAGGAAGCGGGCCTGCCCGATCCCACCGTCTATGCGACGCGTCCCGGAAAGGCCTGA
- a CDS encoding DUF3617 domain-containing protein, whose protein sequence is MAGLGLQALGAAAAMMMASWAGAANAPQLAALAKLETGEWELRLRDDPSAPPRRLCVTMPHQLLEPANAGPGCKPFVVSDAPAAATVTFDCGAAGNARTDLRVETPRLIQIRSQGISDGAPFSNMVEGRHVGACR, encoded by the coding sequence ATGGCAGGGCTGGGGCTGCAGGCGCTGGGCGCCGCGGCGGCAATGATGATGGCAAGCTGGGCCGGGGCGGCGAACGCGCCGCAACTGGCTGCGCTCGCCAAGCTGGAAACGGGCGAATGGGAATTGCGCCTGCGCGACGATCCGTCCGCGCCGCCCCGCCGCCTGTGCGTGACGATGCCGCATCAGTTGCTGGAGCCGGCCAATGCTGGCCCCGGCTGCAAGCCGTTCGTGGTCAGCGACGCGCCTGCTGCCGCCACCGTGACCTTCGATTGCGGGGCGGCCGGCAATGCGCGCACCGACCTGCGCGTCGAAACGCCGCGCCTCATCCAGATACGATCGCAGGGGATCAGCGACGGCGCGCCCTTTTCCAACATGGTCGAAGGGCGCCATGTCGGGGCATGCCGCTGA
- the hslO gene encoding Hsp33 family molecular chaperone HslO, translating to MTSSNVDQALGFTIPSRHVRGRFVRLGPVLDQVLSAHAYPPAIERVLASSLVLGALLGSLLKDAGGQLTLQAQTENGVVSLLVADYKGGELRGYAKFDAERLAEIGSDPTLFGLFGKGYLAITFDQAATGERYQGIVPLDGSSLAEAAEHYFFQSEQIPSIVQIATRHEPGEGCVAAGLLLQHLPEGEVGRERLHVRHDHPEWEHVQALAGTLRDEELTDLDLPLTDIAWRLFHEEEEVRVTETTALAKGCRCDLAHIRDVIGRFPADERVAMADEKGIIGVDCAFCSRLFPLALDSFVTH from the coding sequence GTGACCAGTAGCAATGTCGATCAGGCCCTTGGCTTCACCATCCCCTCGCGCCATGTGCGTGGCCGTTTCGTGCGGCTGGGGCCGGTGCTGGACCAGGTGCTGTCTGCCCATGCCTATCCCCCGGCGATCGAGCGGGTGCTGGCGTCCTCGCTGGTGCTGGGCGCGCTGCTCGGTAGCCTGCTCAAGGATGCCGGCGGCCAGCTGACCCTGCAGGCGCAGACAGAAAATGGCGTCGTCAGCCTGCTGGTGGCCGACTACAAGGGCGGCGAGCTGCGCGGCTATGCCAAGTTCGATGCCGAGCGGCTGGCGGAAATCGGCAGCGATCCGACCCTGTTCGGCCTGTTCGGCAAGGGCTATCTGGCGATCACCTTCGACCAGGCGGCGACCGGCGAGCGCTATCAGGGCATCGTGCCGCTGGACGGATCGTCGCTGGCCGAAGCGGCGGAGCATTATTTCTTCCAGTCCGAACAGATCCCCAGCATCGTCCAGATCGCGACCCGGCATGAGCCGGGCGAAGGCTGCGTCGCGGCGGGCCTGCTGCTTCAGCATCTGCCCGAGGGCGAAGTGGGACGCGAGCGCCTGCATGTGCGCCATGACCATCCCGAATGGGAGCATGTGCAGGCGCTGGCCGGTACGCTGCGCGACGAGGAACTGACCGATCTCGACCTGCCGCTGACCGACATCGCCTGGCGCCTGTTCCATGAAGAAGAGGAAGTGCGCGTCACCGAGACCACGGCGCTCGCCAAGGGCTGTCGCTGTGACCTTGCCCATATTCGCGATGTGATCGGCCGCTTCCCGGCGGACGAACGGGTGGCGATGGCGGACGAGAAGGGCATTATCGGCGTCGATTGCGCCTTCTGCTCGCGGCTGTTCCCGCTCGCGCTGGACAGTTTCGTGACCCATTGA
- the argF gene encoding ornithine carbamoyltransferase has product MTKNFLNLTDAGGDAIAAMIADAIDRKAARAGKPKGWVDADAPLAGHTLAMIFEKNSTRTRVSFDMAIRQLGGNSLILDGATSQLGRGETVADTARVLSRMADAIMIRTDDHAKIEEMAEYASVPVINGLTDLSHPCQIVADLLTVVEHGLALPGSQWAWLGDGNNVLHSIVEAAGLMKFDVRMGIPEGYDPDPSFAAAAQAAGSTITLTRDAAQAVTGADVVVTDTWISMGQAHAEAKLAAMMPYQVTPELMAGAKADAKFLHCLPAHRGEEVVEAVIDGPQSLIWDEAENRIHAQKSVLLWALGKL; this is encoded by the coding sequence ATGACCAAGAATTTCCTGAATCTCACCGATGCGGGCGGCGACGCGATCGCCGCGATGATCGCCGACGCCATCGACCGCAAGGCGGCGCGCGCGGGCAAGCCCAAGGGCTGGGTCGACGCCGATGCGCCGCTCGCCGGTCACACGCTGGCGATGATCTTTGAAAAGAACAGCACGCGCACCCGCGTCAGCTTCGACATGGCGATCCGCCAGCTGGGCGGCAATTCGCTGATCCTGGACGGCGCGACCAGCCAGTTGGGACGCGGCGAGACCGTCGCCGACACGGCCCGCGTGCTCAGCCGCATGGCCGATGCGATCATGATCCGCACCGACGATCATGCCAAGATCGAGGAAATGGCCGAATATGCCAGCGTCCCGGTCATCAACGGCCTGACCGACCTGTCGCATCCGTGCCAGATCGTCGCCGACCTGCTGACCGTGGTCGAGCATGGGCTGGCGCTGCCGGGCAGCCAGTGGGCGTGGCTGGGCGATGGCAACAACGTCCTCCACTCGATCGTCGAGGCCGCCGGCCTGATGAAGTTCGACGTGCGCATGGGCATCCCCGAGGGCTATGATCCCGATCCGTCCTTTGCCGCGGCGGCGCAGGCAGCGGGTTCGACCATCACCCTGACCCGCGATGCGGCGCAGGCTGTGACCGGCGCCGACGTTGTCGTCACCGACACCTGGATCTCCATGGGCCAGGCCCATGCCGAGGCGAAGCTGGCGGCGATGATGCCCTATCAGGTGACGCCGGAACTGATGGCGGGCGCCAAGGCGGACGCCAAATTCCTCCACTGCCTGCCCGCCCATCGCGGCGAGGAAGTGGTCGAGGCGGTGATCGACGGTCCGCAGTCGTTGATCTGGGACGAGGCGGAGAACCGCATCCATGCCCAGAAGTCGGTTCTGCTCTGGGCGCTTGGAAAGCTGTAA